A portion of the Lolium rigidum isolate FL_2022 chromosome 1, APGP_CSIRO_Lrig_0.1, whole genome shotgun sequence genome contains these proteins:
- the LOC124667114 gene encoding uncharacterized protein At4g22758-like: protein MRSSVVHAPAGTGAAALLGHPLVVLSEKPAPRLTRLLVNVTVERSLWPVHVVLGADATVADLARAAVAAYVVEGRRPPLPADADANDVDAAARFELHLSKYSLDALNPDEKVLDLGSRNFFLCARRF from the exons ATGAGGAGCTCCGTGGTGCACGCGCCGGCCGGAACGGGCGCCGCGGCGCTGCTGGGCCACCCGCTGGTGGTGCTGTCGGAGAAGCCAGCGCCGCGGCTGACGCGGCTGCTGGTGAACGTGACGGTGGAGCGGAGCCTGTGGCCGGTGCACGTCGTGCTGGGCGCCGACGCCACCGTGGCCGACCTCGCGCGCGCCGCAGTCGCCGCCTACGTCGTCGAGGGACGCAGGCCGCCGCtccccgccgacgccgacgccaacGACGTCGACGCGGCCGCACGGTTCGAGCTGCATCTCTCCAAGTACTCCCTCGACG CTCTCAACCCCGACGAGAAGGTGCTGGATCTGGGGTCTCGCAACTTCTTCCTCTGCGCCAGAAGATTCTGA